A part of Thalassophryne amazonica chromosome 3, fThaAma1.1, whole genome shotgun sequence genomic DNA contains:
- the trim107 gene encoding E3 ubiquitin-protein ligase TRIM21, protein MEAESSLALELTCPVCLLLFSEPACLPCGHIYCFACLQTMGEGLDQHCCPECQAEYQGTKAAVKSVKISNIVETYKATGGSVSASADFSDTRHPTVMNNLSCGTIQSNAKDDKATAGMSQQEGSGSPLEDFKKSGFNEKDGFQLKADASGHSFSLEEEQGSKKEMDEPKFRLASQVTELTLKLEMADSVLRKEKEWKEEVSSANSHLKEKMSKLLADIVDLSQSYSVTVKQLIEEELRPGEEAVSSRVSRASVLTEQLQQAMLKAKSLLTEEDDTVFADELQVLQPRIDKLMAQPLEGEDDGIETKVDPARTCSKLEDVNAELRERIGDVQRSLRNTLNPSEVTFDPDTAHPNLVLSADLKRVTFSSAKQPYPTCPQRFTSFFQVLSAQSFSDGDHRWEVELEVSPWIIGVCYSKQLARSGLPSALESSRSSWCLMWFDNLLTAFERGHSVPLKRTTVSRKLELKLSFKTHRLSFYNISPNSGKTHIYTFKAHLTEPVHLAYRMMAAHPKARATICS, encoded by the coding sequence ATGGAAGCAGAATCGTCTTTGGCTTTGGAGCTCACATGTCCAGTTTGCTTGTTGCTCTTCTCTGAGCCAGCTTGTCTTCCCTGTGGCCACATCTACTGCTTTGCCTGCCTTCAGACCATGGGAGAAGGCCTTGACCAACACTGCTGCCCAGAATGCCAAGCAGAATATCAGGGAACCAAAGCCGCTGTAAAAAGTGTTAAAATAAGCAATATTGTTGAGACCTACAAAGCTACGGGAGGAAGCGTCAGTGCCTCAGCAGACTTTTCGGACACCAGACACCCAACAGTCATGAATAATCTTAGTTGTGGTACAATCCAATCAAACGCAAAAGATGATAAGGCAACAGCTGGAATGAGCCAACAAGAGGGCTCGGGAAGCCCTTTAGAGGATTTTAAAAAGTCAGGGTTCAATGAAAAGGATGGCTTCCAATTGAAGGCTGATGCCTCGGGGCACTCGTTTTCTTTAGAAGAAGAACAAGGCAGCAAGAAGGAAATGGATGAACCTAAATTTCGTCTTGCATCTCAAGTGACAGAGCTGACCCTCAAGCtggagatggcagacagtgttctGAGGAAGGAGAAGGAATGGAAGGAGGAGGTGTCCAGTGCTAATTCTCACCTGAAAGAGAAAATGTCTAAACTTTTAGCAGATATTGTGGATTTGTCGCAGAGCTACAGCGTGACTGTGAAACAGCTGATTGAGGAAGAGCTCCGTCCAGGCGAGGAAGCCGTATCAAGTCGTGTCAGTCGAGCTTCTGTGCTCACTGAGCAGCTACAGCAGGCTATGCTCAAAGCCAAGTCCCTGCTTACTGAAGAGGATGACACcgtgtttgctgatgagcttcaggTTTTACAACCACGCATTGACAAGTTAATGGCCCAGCCTTTGGAAGGGGAAGACGATGGAATTGAAACAAAAGTTGACCCTGCACGAACTTGTTCTAAGTTGGAAGACGTGAATGCTGAGTTGAGGGAAAGAATTGGAGATGTTCAGCGGTCCCTCCGAAACACCCTCAACCCTTCCGAAGTCACCTTTGACCCAGATACGGCCCATCCCAACCTTGTcctctcagcagatctgaagaggGTGACTTTTAGCAGTGCCAAACAGCCTTATCCAACATGTCCTCAGAGGTTTACCAGCTTCTTTCAGGTGCTCAGCGCCCAGAGCTTCTCTGATGGTGACCACCGCTGGGAGGTGGAGCTCGAAGTCTCTCCATGGATCATCGGCGTGTGCTACAGCAAGCAGTTGGCACGTAGCGGGCTGCCCTCTGCTCTGGAAAGCAGTCGTAGCTCCTGGTGCCTGATGTGGTTTGACAACCTGCTGACGGCCTTTGAGCGGGGTCATTCTGTGCCGCTGAAGAGAACCACGGTTTCACGCAAGCTGGAGCTCAAACTGAGCTTCAAGACCCACAGGCTTAGCTTCTACAACATCAGCCCAAACAGCGGGAAGACTCACATTTACACCTTTAAGGCTCACTTGACTGAGCCAGTGCATCTGGCCTACAGGATGATGGCCGCACACCCCAAAGCTCGCGCTACTATCTGTTCATAG